The Fibrobacter sp. UWR4 DNA segment CAGAAGACCACTCTTTTTTGGAAATTCTATAGAGAAAAACGGCTTTTTTTGCCCAAAAACGCCATTTGTGATTCAGCTCATAGAAAAATAAGATTTTTGTAAGAACCTCCCAAATAGCCCTTTGATTTGTAAACAAAAGTTATTAACTTTGGGCTCAAGAAAGAGAAATGGAGAAAAAACAATGAAACACTTCATGAACATGGTCGCTGAAGCAGCCGCAAACAAGGAAAAGTTCGATTCCGATCTGAACAGCCTGAAGGTAAGTCTCAGCCAGTCCGTGAACAGTTCCGAAGAAGTCTTCGTGGCCCCCTCCCCCAAGACTGGTTGGCTCAAGGGCAGCCTTTCCTACCCCTGGGTACTGATCTGCAGCATCGTCCCGGCAATCAAGGAAGTCTTCTAGGAAATCGCGGGTTAACTTCCGCCTTTTTCATCTAATGAAAATGAAACCGCCCGTGTAAAAGGCGGCTTTTTTTATTCCCTTACGAGCTTTTTATTTTTTTGCTTCACTATTTAAAAGCCCGTGTCCATTTTTTAAATTTAGGCCATAAAAATCAAACCTGGAGATAAATATGGCAGCTCTCGTTCTGGATGGCAAGGCTCTTGCCAAGACTACCGAAGAAGAACTCAGCGCACGCGTGGCTAAGCTTAAAGAAAAGACCGGCAAGACCCCGATCCTTGCAACCATTCTCGTTGGCGACGATCCCGCTTCCGCAACCTACGTGAAGATGAAGGGCAACGCCTGCGCTCGCGTGGGCATGGAAAGCATCAAGGTGATCATGCCCCAGGACACCACCACCGAACAGCTGTTGGCCAAGATCCAGGAACTGAACAACAATCCGGACGTTCACGGCATCCTCTTGCAGCACCCGGTTCCGCGCCAGATCGACGAACGTGCCGCTTTCGAAGCTATCGACGCCCGCAAGGACGTTGACGGCGTGACCTGCCTCGGTTTCGGCCGTATGTCCATGGGCGAAAAGGCCTATGGCTGCGCTACCCCGCAGGGCATCATGCGCCTCTTGAAGGCTTACAACATCGAACTCTCCGGCAAGCACGCCGTAGTGGTTGGCCGCTCCGCAATCCTCGGCAAGCCCATGGCCATGATGCTGCTGAACGCCAACTGCACCGTTACCATTTGCCACTCCAAGACTCCCAACGTTCCGGAACTGGTGAAGCAGGCAGACATCGTCGTGGGCGCTGTCGGCAAGCCGGAATTCATCAAGAAGGAATGGATCAAGCAGGGTGCAGTTGTGGTTGATGCCGGTTACCATCCGGGTGGCGTTGGCGACTGCGAAAAGGGCATGGAAGAAGTTTCCAGCGCATACACCCCGGTTCCGGGCGGCGTTGGCCCCATGACCATCAACACCCTCATCTACCAGAGCGTGGAAAGCGGCGAGAAGTATCTGAGCCGAGTGTAGCGCCAGAACGTTTACGTTCGGGCATTACCGAGGCGATATACTTCGCGCTGAAAGCGCCGAAGTACATTCTCGGTTAATTTACAGCAGTCATGCTGACGTAGGTCAGCATCGCTAAAAAAGGCACGGCGTTAAACCGTGCCTTTTTTATTTGTACCGTTATGGTTCGTACGATCCCATTTCAGTTTTCTGCATTTCCAGCAAACGCTGTTCCTTGGGACTCAGGAATTCCTTTTTCACAGCATCTTGAACCTGCTCTTCCTCCTCTAGGAGAATCACTGGCCCTATATTCAGGGGAGGAATATATGTTGTCCCCGTCATGACAGCCAATGCAGCCATCCCAAACACAGTTCCTGTCGCTATAAGAGAATTCTTGATGGAGAAAAGATCCCGCTTATTAGGCCCCATAGCATCCGGACTCATAGCATGGCTACGGGATTCAGCCTGTTTGCCTTCTGCCGGCACCGCCATACTGTAATCTACGGGAGCCTTGACTTTAACTGCTTTCAGGGAATCTTTTGCGTTCATTGTCTTAGAGATACCAGATGTTTGTGCAGAGGATTTTACGCCGGCGGAACTCGCAGGCATCAGCTGTGCACAGCACAGACTTACCGCGACAAACAACAAAACCAAAATTTTCTTCAAGACAAATCCCCCAAAGAACAGAAGCTCAGGCAGCACTCTTTTTAGAACGGGAACATCAGGCCAACCCCGATGGGTAATTCGATGTAATCGTTGTCCAAGTTCGCGTGGTCCAAGTCCAGGTTGGTGTAGTAGCCGCCCTGCCCTGCGTAAAACTGGAAGCCCAGTTCAGCATACGCACCGAAGTGAGTAAAGAACCTCTGCTGAAAGCCTGCACCGAACATAAGACGCCAATAGTTAGGATGGTCTTCGTAATGTCCGTGGTGCTTATTCCAGATATTATCCATTCCGTGGACCCACTGGGAAGAATGATACAAGTAAGGACCATTAAAGCCCATAGGATGCCACGCCACATTAACACCTAAAAGCAGGAAATCATCCGAATAGCCATTCCAGCCCGCCCCTACAGAAAGATGATCATTCATAAATGTTTGTTCAACATTCACCATACCACGGCCGGAAAAGCCCGTGCCCACAGAAACGGATGTGGTGGCAAAACTCTGCGCAAATACGCTCAACGCAAATAAGGCTGCAACTGCAAATTTTTTCATAATCTTAACCTTCTTTAAAAAATCCCGCATAAATTACAAAAATTCTTATAAAAAAGCTTCCGGGTCCTAAAACCCGGAAGTTTTTCATAGGAGGATATAGAGAGAGAAGATCGTTTATTACTTGCGAACGCGAACTGTCTGCAAGGACTTGCCCTGACCGAAGCGCATGATGTACATACCTGCGGAAAGGCTGCCATTTACACGGTTCCAGACATCCATGGAAGAACCGGCAGAAACATTTGCGGACTTGACCATGTTGCCGTTCATGTCGAATACGGTGCACTTGACCATGCCAACGCCAACGTTCAGCTTAATTTCACTTGTGATGGCATCGGTCCCGTTAGCAGAGCTAGAAGTCGGTACTGCGACGGCACTGGAAGAGGTGGGAGTAGGATTCATAGAATTGCCTTCAAGCTTGACCCAGTCCACATTCAGGTTGTCGTTGTTGATGGTGAGGCGCAGCGTCTGCTTACCTGCGGCGAGAGTGATTTCGTCACCTTCAGACTCAGAATAAGTGTCCCAATCCCCCTGGGCCTTGATTGCGACTTCAGTGCTGCTGGAGCCGACGGAAACTGTTACGGAGCCTGCGGAAGCATTACCGGTTGCACCGTTCACGGAAACCTTGTACTTGCCAGCGGCCTTTACATCCAGAGTATATTCGAAGTAGTCACCTGCGGTGGTGTAGCCCACGGCATAACCCGTACCAGCCTTTACGACGCCAGCATTATCGGTACGATAATCCGGAGCTTCGTTTTCGGCGCTGGAATGGTAGAAGGCATCCACATCGTAGTTTTCAGCTTCGATGGAGCCCGGAACTGCGATAGCGCCCTTAAACGGCTTGCTTTCTGCAGAAGCGCTAGAAGAAGGTTCGGTAGAAGCGCTGGAACCCGGAGTAACAGCAGCCCCATCGGAACTAAGCACGATGTCGCCACCATTGGGAACTGCGTCAAAGTAGATGTAGCCGTCCTTGATGGAAGCGTCGATGGCCTTGCCACCCTGAGTTGCAGAGACCTTGGACCAGCTGCTCTTCACGCGGATGGACAGCGGATAGTCGTACTTGGAAACGTTATCGGCAATGTTATGAGTAAGGGTATAAGTGATGCTGGATCCAGAAGAAGACTTTTCCGCAATCTTTGAAGCGTTACGTTCCTTGACATACATGACGGTGCTACGCATGGTCGTAACCCAGATCTTGGAATCGTTCTGCTTTGCCCACTGGAGAGCGCCTTCGATGGCTCCGATGTCAGTGGGAGAATAAGTGGCGTTACCGTTGTTCTTGCCGGAGAAACCGTGGGTCAGGAATGCCACCCAGCCACCCTGCTGGATAGCCTTCTGCATCTGGCCGGTAAAGTCGTTGGTGCTCTTGACGGAGCCTTCGGAACCAGTCATGATGGCAGAAACCTTGGTCCAATCATTGGGACCGTTCTTGCCCATGATATCGGAGCCGCCCTGCCAGGAACCGTTACAGATACGGCCTGCAATGTAATTCTGGTTCACGGCGCTCTGGTTAGGAACGTTGCAGTTGGGGTATGCCACGACAAGACAGCCATAGTCCTGGGTAATCTTGCTTTGGATAGCCTGTTTGGAAGAAGCTTCTTCGCCGGACATGTTCTGGCCGTGAGTGTTACTGTGGCTTGCGATTTCATGACCGTTCTTGGCCATATTCTGGAAACCGCTCCAGTTGGGATTCCAGTTCACCACCACGTTAAAGGTGGCCTTGTAACCATACTTGTCGAACAAAGGACCCGCATCGCTCACATGGCTAGGAGC contains these protein-coding regions:
- the folD gene encoding bifunctional methylenetetrahydrofolate dehydrogenase/methenyltetrahydrofolate cyclohydrolase FolD → MAALVLDGKALAKTTEEELSARVAKLKEKTGKTPILATILVGDDPASATYVKMKGNACARVGMESIKVIMPQDTTTEQLLAKIQELNNNPDVHGILLQHPVPRQIDERAAFEAIDARKDVDGVTCLGFGRMSMGEKAYGCATPQGIMRLLKAYNIELSGKHAVVVGRSAILGKPMAMMLLNANCTVTICHSKTPNVPELVKQADIVVGAVGKPEFIKKEWIKQGAVVVDAGYHPGGVGDCEKGMEEVSSAYTPVPGGVGPMTINTLIYQSVESGEKYLSRV
- a CDS encoding carbohydrate-binding protein, coding for MKNSFLGFAAVMAFGLGYAQAQEIATWAGFRTAAANFTFDDGAPSHVSDAGPLFDKYGYKATFNVVVNWNPNWSGFQNMAKNGHEIASHSNTHGQNMSGEEASSKQAIQSKITQDYGCLVVAYPNCNVPNQSAVNQNYIAGRICNGSWQGGSDIMGKNGPNDWTKVSAIMTGSEGSVKSTNDFTGQMQKAIQQGGWVAFLTHGFSGKNNGNATYSPTDIGAIEGALQWAKQNDSKIWVTTMRSTVMYVKERNASKIAEKSSSGSSITYTLTHNIADNVSKYDYPLSIRVKSSWSKVSATQGGKAIDASIKDGYIYFDAVPNGGDIVLSSDGAAVTPGSSASTEPSSSASAESKPFKGAIAVPGSIEAENYDVDAFYHSSAENEAPDYRTDNAGVVKAGTGYAVGYTTAGDYFEYTLDVKAAGKYKVSVNGATGNASAGSVTVSVGSSSTEVAIKAQGDWDTYSESEGDEITLAAGKQTLRLTINNDNLNVDWVKLEGNSMNPTPTSSSAVAVPTSSSANGTDAITSEIKLNVGVGMVKCTVFDMNGNMVKSANVSAGSSMDVWNRVNGSLSAGMYIMRFGQGKSLQTVRVRK